In Electrophorus electricus isolate fEleEle1 chromosome 6, fEleEle1.pri, whole genome shotgun sequence, a single genomic region encodes these proteins:
- the aff4 gene encoding AF4/FMR2 family member 4 isoform X4, whose amino-acid sequence MLGNYDEMKETMGEPPMSKLLAKASSSSSSEDKSIYSEQRVGGSQSQGNKWTPVGPAAGPSPSASSSSKSQGRPGSAAQNAHGGGGQRGGGGGGQRHERDFAGGSNKKPSKHEHKSHATSSPAKPGSASSGSHGRSLAPEHHGKDRYRSKSPREREASWDSPSRVHSSSSFPGGQHSSQSFPPSLMSKTSSMVQKPTAYVRPMDGQETAEPKTSSESYGGQSHSGSMGEMKTNGKASLTKLKIPAPDGGSMAGDASCVDEILKEMTQSWPPPLTAIHTPCKTEPSKFPFPTKDAQHAGFGGLKKCISGKGSSTSQQQAKACDGDQSNMLHDDLKLSSSEDSDGGQDSAKRNTSASNNSNNNSEGAEREDSSSHSGSESSSGSESESESSSTDSESNEPPRPASPEQREQPPANKWQLDNWLSKMEDREANTGRGYGNQGSKDSAPTPSRDLRAAQKGSESGRGRQKSPAQSEGGGGGGQRRFVGKKQPKKSEKPPVVEEPKGGLKVESEPAPEPPQHRARAPNKGPRKPSMRKEPRPSSSPRAVAAAAADRRKARAPGKTPQKSREFVDTDPSSSDSEGEESAPSSSQTPKYAESIRTPIGEKELLSPLSDADERPPPPPPLPRQLLVTIDLNLLSRVPGRLCKDGEAKADRDAAGESKDFQKQPGEKGASKGKRKHKNDDDGLKPDNKKSRLEERSSHHKANKESSKRGLEKDKEPVPSPSMGPQRTPRAEQQGRKRTASQSSASLPGSTGSKEVSKSSSASKHRKGEDKQSRSGRDPKEKSSKMENQLAVPPLPSDGSKRSKLHFEDRVHSADHYLQEAKKLKHNADALMDRFEKAVYYLDAVVSFIECGNALEKSAQEAKSPFPMYAETVDLIKYTMKLKSYMAPDATSADKRLAVLCLRCQSLLYLRLFKLRKESALKYSKTLTEHLKNSLSNTQAPSPGMGNKAAGMPSPVSPKLSPGSAGSYSSSSSSQSSSSSVTIPQRIHQMAASYVQVTSNFLYATEVWDQAEQLAKEQRDFFTELDKVMGPLIFNTSSMTELVRYTRQGLHWLRLDAKLAT is encoded by the exons ATGCTGGGGAACTACGACGAGATGAAGGAGACCATGGGTGAACCTCCCATGTCCAAGCTCCTGGCCAAAGCTTCCAGCTCGTCCTCGTCAGAGGACAAGTCCATATACAGCGAGCAGAGAGTTGGAGGCAGCCAGAGCCAAGGCAACAAGTGGACCCCTGTGGGCCCGGCggcaggcccctccccctccgccTCATCCTCGTCCAAGTCACAGGGCCGCCCGGGCTCGGCTGCGCAGAACGCTCATGGCGGCGGCGGGCAGCGCGGAGGAGGCGGAGGCGGGCAGCGCCACGAGCGAGACTTTGCCGGCGGCAGCAACAAGAAGCCCAGCAAGCACGAGCACAAATCGCACGCCACGTCCAGCCCGGCCAAGCCTGGCTCGGCCAGCTCCGGCAGCCACGGGCGCTCGCTGGCGCCTGAGCACCACGGCAAGGACCGCTACCGCTCCAAGTCGCCCAGGGAGCGCGAGGCCAGCTGGGACTCGCCGTCCCGTGTGCACTCGTCCTCGTCCTTTCCCGGTGGCCAGCACTCCAGCCAGTCCTTCCCCCCGTCGCTCATGTCCAAGACAAGCTCCATGGTGCAGAAGCCCACGGCTTACGTGCGGCCCATGGACGGCCAAGAGACGGCCGAGCCCAAAACGTCGTCAGAGTCATATGGAGGCCAGTCGCACAGCGGCAGCATGGGCGAGATGAAGACCAATGGCAAGGCGTCGCTCACCAAGCTTAAGATCCCGGCTCCGGACGGG GGTTCCATGGCCGGAGACGCAAGCTGTGTAGACGAGATTTTAAAG gaAATGACTCAGTCCTGGcctcctccactcacagccattCATACACCCTGCAAGACAGAGCCTTCGAAGTTCCCCTTCCCCACTAAG gaTGCACAGCATGCCGGTTTTGGAGGACTCA AAAAATGTATCTCAGGGAAGGGCTCCTCCACCAGTCAGCAGCAGGCTAAGGCATGCGATGGCGACCAGTCCAA catGCTACATGATGACCTGAAGCTCAGCAGCAGTGAAGACAGTGATGGAGGGCAGGACTCCGCAAAGAGGAACACCTCCGCCAG caacaacagtaacaataacagCGAGGGGGCCGAGCGGGAAGACTCCAGCAGTCACAGCGGCTCAGAGAGCAGCTCCGGCTcggagagcgagagtgagagtaGCTCCACAGACAGCGAGAGCAATGAACCACCCCGCCCGGCCTCACCtgag cagCGTGAACAGCCCCCAGCCAACAAATGGCAACTGGACAACTGGTTGTCAAAGATGGAGGACCGCGAGGCCAACACGGGCCGTGGCTATGGCAACCAGGGCTCCAAAGACTCCGCCCCCACCCCGAGCCGGGACCTGCGGGCCGCCCAGAAGGGCTCAGAGAGTGGGCGGGGCCGGCAGAAGTCGCCCGCCCAGAGCGAAGGGGGCGGGGGCGGCGGCCAGCGCCGCTTTGTGGGCAAGAAGCAGCCGAAGAAGTCGGAGAAGCCGCCGGTGGTAGAAGAACCGAAGGGCGGCCTGAAGGTGGAAAGCGAGCCTGCACCGGAGCCACCACAACACCGCGCCCGCGCGCCCAACAAGGGCCCCCGCAAGCCCAGCATGCGCAAggagccccgcccctcctcctccccacgGGCAGTCGCCGCCGCTGCCGCTGACAGGCGCAAGGCCCGGGCTCCTGGCAAGACGCCGCAGAAGTCGCGCGAGTTCGTGGACACGGACCCATCGTCGTCCGACTCTGAGGGCGAGGAGAGCGCGCCCTCGTCCTCGCAAACACCCAAGTATGCCGAGAGCATCCGCACACCCATCGGGGAGAAAGAGCTGCTGTCACCGCTCAGCGATGCAGACGAGCGGCCACCGCCCCCACCGCCCCTCCCCCGCCAGCTGCTCGTCACCATCGACCTCAACCTGCTGAGCCGCGTGCCCGGCAGACTGTGCAAGGACGGGGAGGCCAAGGCGGACAGGGACGCGGCCGGAGAGAGCAAGGACTTCCAGAAGCAGCCGGGAGAGAAGGGCGCCAGCAAGGGGAAAAGGAAGCATAAG AATGACGATGATGGCCTCAAACCGGACAACAAGAAATCCAGGCTAGAAGAAAGGTCCTCGCACCACAAGGCGAATAAGGA GTCGTCGAAGCGTGGCCTGGAGAAGGATAAAGAGCCCGTGCCCTCGCCGTCCATGGGTCCGCAGCGGACACCTCGGGCGGAACAGCAGGGCCGCAAGCGCACGGCCAGCCAGTCTTCGGCCTCGCTGCCTGGCAGCACTGGCAGCAAGGAAGTCAGCAAGAGCAGCTCGGCCTCCAAGCACCGCAAGGGGGAGGACAAACAGAGCCGGAGCGGCCGTGACCCCAAG GAGAAGAGCTCCAAGATGGAGAACCAGCTGGCTGTACCACCTCTTCCTTCAGATGGTTCGAAGAGGTCCAAACTGCACTTTGAGGACAG GGTCCACTCCGCTGACCATTACCTCCAAGAGGCTAAGAAGCTAAAACACAACGCAGACGCTCTG ATGGACAGGTTCGAGAAGGCCGTGTATTACCTGGATGCCGTGGTCTCCTTCATCGAATGCGGAAATGCACTGGAGAAGAGCGCCCAGGAAGCCAAGTCCCCCTTCCCCATGTACGCCGAAACCGTGGATCTCATTAA gTACACTATGAAATTAAAGAGCTACATGGCCCCAGACGCTACTTCAGCAGACAAGCGGCTAGCGGTGCTGTG CCTGAGGTGCCAGTCGCTCCTCTACCTTAGACTGTTCAAGCTGAGGAAGGAGAGCGCTCTGAAGTACTCGAAGACGCTCACGGAACACTTGAAG aatTCGCTGAGTAATACTCAAGCTCCATCTCCTGGGATGGGAAA CAAAGCGGCTGGCATGCCGTCGCCAGTGTCGCCCAAGCTGTCACCAGGCAGCGCGGGCAGCTactcctccagcagctccagccAGAGCAGCAGCTCCTCCGTCACCATCCCTCAGCGCATACACCAGATGGCCGCCAGCTACGTGCAGGTCACCTCCAACTTCCTCTACGCCACCGAGGTGTGGGACCAGGCCGAGCAGCTGGCCAAGGAGCAAAGAG acttcTTCACTGAGCTGGATAAGGTGATGGGTCCACTGATCTTCAACACCAGCAGTATGACTGAGCTGGTGCGCTACACGCGGCAGGGCCTCCACTGGCTGCGGCTCGACGCCAAACTTGCCACATAA